Proteins found in one Limnobaculum xujianqingii genomic segment:
- a CDS encoding VOC family protein: MMEVQPYLFFAGNCEEALQFYQRSIGARITLIMRYSESPDALLTPVPDEWKDKIMHANVNVGHTQFMASDGQCDRMHPEFNGFSLSLKADSKTDAERLFKSLSSGGKVNLPFQRTFWSSGFGMLTDRYGVGWMIMSEIGT, translated from the coding sequence ATGATGGAAGTCCAGCCTTATCTGTTTTTTGCTGGTAACTGTGAAGAGGCATTACAGTTTTACCAGCGCAGCATTGGTGCCAGAATCACTCTGATCATGCGTTACAGTGAATCGCCCGATGCACTGCTTACCCCGGTTCCCGATGAATGGAAAGATAAGATTATGCATGCCAATGTCAACGTGGGCCATACACAATTTATGGCCTCGGATGGTCAATGCGATCGCATGCACCCTGAGTTCAACGGCTTTAGCCTCTCCCTGAAAGCAGACAGTAAAACCGACGCTGAACGCTTATTTAAGTCACTTTCCTCAGGGGGGAAAGTCAATTTACCGTTTCAGCGCACTTTCTGGTCCAGTGGTTTTGGCATGCTCACCGATCGATATGGCGTGGGCTGGATGATAATGAGCGAAATCGGCACCTGA
- the dacA gene encoding D-alanyl-D-alanine carboxypeptidase DacA — MKQTLSTKPFRHTLLKSLTLGAFIALGTTSVVKADDVNLTTIIPAVPQIDAEAYILMDYNSGKVLAEMNADTRRDPASLTKMMTSYVIGQSIKAGKISLNDNVTISKEAWATGNPVFKGSSLMFLQPGTQVKVSELNRGIIIQSGNDACVAMAEHVAGSQDAFVNIMNNYVKALGLQNTHFGTVHGLDAAGQFSSARDMAIIGQALIRDVPEEYAVYKEKEYYFNNIKQPNRNGLLWDTSLNVDGIKTGHTSAAGYNLVASATEGNMRLISVVMGGRTFKGREAESKKLLTWGFRFFETVTPLQVGKEFASEPVWFGDTDRVQLGVDKNASLTIPRGRLNDLKASYTLTNSEINAPLAKGQAVGTINFQLDGKTIEQRPLVVLNEVQEGGFFGRMVDHIKLLFHRWFG, encoded by the coding sequence ATGAAACAGACGCTATCTACAAAACCATTTCGCCATACTCTGCTCAAAAGTCTGACTTTGGGCGCATTCATCGCTCTGGGTACGACTTCCGTCGTTAAAGCTGATGATGTAAATCTTACCACTATCATTCCAGCCGTTCCTCAAATCGATGCTGAAGCCTATATTCTGATGGACTATAACTCAGGCAAGGTACTGGCAGAAATGAATGCGGATACCCGCAGAGACCCGGCCAGCCTGACTAAAATGATGACCAGTTATGTTATCGGTCAGAGTATTAAAGCGGGAAAAATCAGCCTGAATGATAATGTCACCATCAGTAAAGAAGCCTGGGCTACTGGAAATCCGGTATTTAAAGGCTCGTCCCTGATGTTCTTACAACCCGGAACTCAGGTTAAAGTTTCTGAGCTTAATCGCGGTATTATTATTCAATCAGGAAATGATGCTTGTGTAGCCATGGCTGAACACGTTGCCGGCAGCCAGGATGCTTTCGTTAATATCATGAACAACTATGTAAAGGCTCTGGGATTACAAAATACCCACTTTGGCACCGTACATGGTTTAGATGCTGCTGGTCAGTTTAGTTCGGCCCGGGATATGGCCATTATCGGTCAGGCGCTGATTCGTGATGTACCGGAAGAGTATGCGGTATATAAAGAGAAAGAGTATTACTTCAATAATATCAAACAGCCAAACCGTAATGGTTTACTGTGGGATACCAGCCTGAATGTTGATGGCATAAAAACCGGTCATACTTCAGCCGCAGGTTATAACCTGGTTGCTTCTGCGACCGAAGGTAATATGCGTTTAATCTCCGTTGTTATGGGTGGACGTACCTTTAAAGGCCGTGAAGCTGAAAGTAAAAAATTACTGACCTGGGGCTTCCGTTTCTTTGAAACCGTTACTCCACTGCAAGTAGGCAAAGAGTTTGCTTCAGAACCTGTCTGGTTTGGTGATACCGATCGCGTTCAATTAGGCGTAGACAAAAATGCCTCATTAACCATTCCGCGCGGACGTCTTAACGACCTGAAAGCCAGTTATACTCTGACTAACAGTGAAATTAACGCTCCTCTGGCGAAAGGTCAGGCTGTTGGTACTATTAATTTCCAACTGGATGGCAAAACCATTGAACAGCGTCCATTAGTGGTATTAAACGAAGTTCAGGAAGGCGGTTTCTTTGGTCGCATGGTTGACCATATCAAATTGCTGTTCCATCGCTGGTTCGGCTAG
- the lipB gene encoding lipoyl(octanoyl) transferase LipB yields MMTSLQQDTIILRQLGVQPYLPVSQAMHTFTDRRENTTSDELWLVQHPRVFTQGQAGKAEHVLAAGDIPVIQSDRGGQVTYHGPGQQVMYIMIDLKRKKMGVRELVTALEQTVIRTLAHFDIQAKARPDAPGVYVNHDKICSLGLRIRRGCSLHGLALNIDMDLEPFTRINPCGYAGMQMTQVKQLTESVRFEHVHPVLIQEFTQLLGYQHPEPIYWNINDYE; encoded by the coding sequence ATGATGACCTCCTTGCAACAAGACACCATTATATTACGTCAACTTGGGGTACAGCCTTATCTACCCGTATCTCAGGCGATGCATACCTTTACCGACCGTAGAGAAAATACGACATCTGATGAGCTGTGGTTAGTTCAGCATCCTCGGGTATTTACTCAGGGTCAGGCAGGCAAAGCCGAACACGTTCTGGCTGCCGGTGATATTCCGGTAATACAGAGCGATCGCGGGGGCCAGGTCACCTATCATGGGCCGGGCCAGCAAGTGATGTATATCATGATTGATCTAAAGCGAAAAAAGATGGGTGTCAGAGAGCTGGTTACTGCCCTGGAACAGACGGTCATTAGAACGTTGGCTCATTTTGATATTCAGGCGAAGGCCCGCCCGGATGCTCCCGGTGTTTATGTCAATCATGATAAAATCTGTTCCCTCGGATTACGTATCCGTCGTGGGTGCTCTCTGCATGGATTAGCCTTGAATATCGATATGGACCTTGAACCATTCACCCGTATTAATCCCTGCGGCTACGCCGGTATGCAAATGACGCAGGTAAAACAGTTAACTGAATCAGTCCGCTTTGAACATGTTCATCCTGTCCTGATACAGGAATTTACACAATTACTCGGTTATCAGCACCCCGAGCCAATCTATTGGAATATTAACGATTATGAGTAA
- the lipA gene encoding lipoyl synthase encodes MSKPIQMERGIKYRDADKMALIPVKSVETERQEMLRKPEWMKIKLPADSSRIQGIKAAMRKNGLHSVCEEASCPNLAECFNHGTATFMILGAICTRRCPFCDVAHGRPMAPDANEPQKLAQTIQDMGLRYVVITSVDRDDLRDGGAQHFADCISAIRDKNPTIKIETLVPDFRGRMDRALDILTATPPDVFNHNLENIPRLYRQVRPGADYSWSLKLLERFKQAHPDIPTKSGLMVGLGETNQEIIEVMRDLRAHGVTMLTLGQYLQPSRHHLAVQRYVSPAEFDEMKAEAMAMGFTHAACGPFVRSSYHADMQAKGEEVK; translated from the coding sequence ATGAGTAAACCAATTCAGATGGAACGCGGCATCAAGTATCGTGATGCCGACAAAATGGCACTAATCCCAGTGAAGTCGGTGGAGACTGAGCGTCAGGAGATGCTACGCAAACCTGAATGGATGAAAATTAAGTTACCCGCAGATTCAAGCCGTATTCAGGGAATCAAAGCCGCAATGCGCAAGAACGGATTACATTCTGTTTGTGAAGAAGCTTCCTGTCCTAACCTGGCAGAATGTTTTAACCACGGTACGGCAACCTTCATGATTCTCGGTGCAATTTGTACCCGTCGCTGCCCTTTCTGCGACGTAGCCCATGGTCGCCCAATGGCGCCAGATGCTAATGAACCACAAAAACTGGCACAAACCATACAGGATATGGGACTACGCTATGTAGTTATCACCTCAGTTGACCGTGATGACCTACGGGATGGCGGAGCACAGCATTTTGCTGATTGTATCAGCGCAATTCGTGATAAAAACCCCACCATTAAGATTGAAACTCTGGTCCCCGATTTTCGCGGCCGAATGGATCGTGCATTAGACATACTCACAGCTACTCCGCCAGATGTGTTTAACCATAATCTGGAGAACATTCCTCGCCTTTATCGGCAGGTACGTCCGGGCGCTGACTACAGTTGGTCACTAAAGCTGTTAGAACGCTTTAAACAGGCCCATCCTGATATTCCAACCAAATCAGGATTAATGGTAGGTCTGGGAGAAACTAATCAGGAAATCATCGAAGTTATGCGTGATTTACGAGCTCATGGTGTAACCATGTTAACCCTGGGACAATATCTGCAGCCAAGCCGCCACCATCTTGCGGTTCAGCGTTATGTGAGCCCTGCTGAGTTTGATGAGATGAAGGCTGAAGCTATGGCAATGGGCTTCACCCACGCAGCCTGTGGACCTTTTGTTCGATCTTCATACCATGCCGACATGCAAGCAAAAGGTGAAGAAGTAAAATAA
- the ybeD gene encoding DUF493 family protein YbeD translates to MKTKLNELLEFPCSFTYKVMGLAQPELVDQVVEVVQRHAPGDYNPQVKPSSKGNYHSVSITINATHIEQVETLYEELGDIEIVRMVL, encoded by the coding sequence ATGAAAACGAAACTGAATGAACTGCTCGAGTTCCCATGTTCTTTTACTTATAAAGTGATGGGCCTGGCACAACCTGAGCTGGTCGACCAGGTAGTGGAAGTGGTACAACGCCATGCGCCTGGCGATTATAACCCTCAGGTTAAACCCAGTAGCAAAGGAAACTACCACTCCGTCTCTATCACTATTAACGCAACGCATATTGAGCAAGTAGAAACGCTATATGAAGAGCTGGGTGATATCGAGATTGTGCGTATGGTGCTGTAA